The Pyxicephalus adspersus unplaced genomic scaffold, UCB_Pads_2.0 Sca361, whole genome shotgun sequence DNA segment CGTGTTTAACTATTTGAAGTCTAGAAACGTGCTTGGATTTATCCATTATGATTCCCTGGATTACCAATTTCTGCACGGATACAATGAAGGATTTATGATCCAGAGTAAAAGTTTCACAGTACATGGCCATGGCTTCCCAGTTAAAAGACCAATGCCAGAAATGTCCGCCAAGTGCACTAAAGCACAAATATGGACGTAGCATTGATGCATATCTATCTTAAGGCCTTTTGAAATACAACactaaatgtatgtatgtatgtataaatgtcaTCACTAAAGTTAGCcgttaggataaaaaaaataatatattaaaacaggTCACATAAATAGATATTGTTTCCATTTCTGAAATAGCTTACTATAAACTGTGGGTCTGGAAAAGCTGACAATGATCCAGCAGGTCAGTCAGATGAGCCACAAACCACCAATTGTTGGacacaaagctgaaaaaaaaaaaaaagaatatttataaacGAAAAGATTAAGGACCtcatagcacaaaaaaaaaagaaattgaatctgccaatttaaaacaaaaacaaaatcaggtTTTAGTGGCCTGatgaaaagaatacaaaataacattacaaaatacCTAAATTCCTTGATGACTTGGTGAATGTCTAGCTCAAATGCAGCCAATAAGATGCTGTCTAGCGGTTCTGGATCACCTTCGCTGGCcgaaaaaagatttaaacaagCCTAAATGGAGAGACAACTATGGATGAATAACCCTCTGGTGATTCCAAGAGAAAAGATAATTTAGGGTTTATCTGTTACCTGAGCATAGGAATGCAATTCTGTTGGTTTTACGGTAGGGTATGAGAACAGCAATTGTGACACAAGAAAATGATACCAGGTGATCATGAGGTCCTTCTTCATCAGCAAAGTTTCCTCGTCTCCCTGCATAATCTATAAACAGTGACAAAAGATGAGAACAATCAGCTaatcaaaaacactgaacatCTATCTACAAGGAGAAAACATATCAGCAAATTTGTCTTTCCGATAAGCGGTAATTAGCTATCAAAGGAGATCACTAACCTTACAGATGATTTCCATAGGTGGACTAGATGCAAAGGTTCCCTCTTGCAGATGACGTGCACATACCTCTTGCCAATGCTGCCATTTTAATTCAAACTCAGTCAGAGTCTGAGAACCTGCAGacttaagcagaaaaaaaaatcctgagagATCATATGCAAATATAAATCAACATACTGCTGAATATTGCTGAGGTCATCCGTCTGTCTGTCTGATAGATTTCGTAGTAAGCCCAAAGGCCAAGATAAAGAGCAGATGTGGGAAAATGCAGGAGCTTCAAGAATGAAAGAAGTCCTAAATACCTTTAAATAATCACAAATGGGGTTGGTGgaccttttatttaaattgtaggtAGGGCCACTTTCTCTGTTTATATGTATTAGATaattatattcttataaatttTGCTCTAACTTCCTTATGTATCACAAGTTGCCATTATGATAAAAACACATGCCACCATGGATTTCCCTTGGGGTGTATTTTCTTGGTgtacttattttctttctaacattTTGAAGTGGGTGTAATTATTTTCAAAGTTTGAGGTAGCTGTTCTCACTAGTTCTCAGACTGGGTTTAAAGGTGGAGTATGAGTGGTACAGGAAGTGAACACATACATTTATCTTTCCTAGCAGGGAAAGGGTGGAAGGttacaaacaacacaaaacatcTATTGACCCTCAGACttgactttcatcagtgaagctgggtgatccagtgaacctgaaaatgatctggtccaggatagaaaacattcactaacaaatagctaatgatattttggaaatccattccaggtttgctggattacccagcttcactgatgaaagtgtatcctctccagtttcgGAGGGcgttagtaaatcagggccagggAGAGAACAAGACATAGTGATTATGTGGAAACATCAGCTGCAGTGACAAATGGTGGATATATTAatagaacaaatgaaaaaatgacagCTAGATTCTGACATGTTGCAATGACATTTCTTTCTTCCATCCTCCACTTTTGTATAATCCCTAAGTACCATATAGAAtacagcagtttttctcaacaagggttcctccagaggttgctaggggttccctgagaatatatcaatttgtgcctctcaggtctaacgaataccaatgatctttttggttatttgtaagggcgacattcttctcattgaccaccttGCTAATATACGGTATGTAtatgagagctgtggatatattaattatagcaaggCTTCCTCGAAGACCGGAAAGTAATTTTTTAGGGTTCTTCCATGTTCAAAAGGCCCATAAACACTAGACTACAGTAAATGTTTGCCTTAAAGCTAAAGTTTGATCTGCTTATGGTTTTGCCTTCCCTGTCTTCTCCTTTTCCTtcttatccctatttaatgtacagcgctgcgtaatatgttggcgctatataaatcctgtttaataataagattaataataataataataatgactgggTTCCCTGTTGCTCTATGGAAAGAAAGTGAGATCTTGGCTAGTAGGAGGTTTCAATAAACTGCTGCACATAGCTTTGTAAAAACAGGACAATGCTGTGCCTGAATATTCCTCCCATAATCCCCGAGTCTCAGCACAAGCAGTAAGTAGACTTTCTGAGTCCCTCAAGAATAAATGTCTACTTTCCATTGTATATCAATGTGTGATCAGCTAGtcataaatataataacatgTGTGATTCTTTAAAACTCNNNNNNNNNNNNNNNNNNNNNNNNNNNNNNNNNNNNNNNNNNNNNNNNNNNNNNNNNNNNNNNNNNNNNNNNNNNNNNNNNNNNNNNNNNNNNNNNNNNNNNNNNNNNNNNNNNNNNNNNNNNNNNNNNNNNNNNNNNNNNNNNNNNNNNNNNNNNNNNNNNNNNNNNNNNNNNNNNNNNNNNNNNNNNNNNNNNNNNNNNNNNNNNNNNNNNNNNNNNNNNNNNNNNNNNNNNNNNNNNNNNNNNNNNNNNNNNNNNNNNNNNNNNNNNNNNNNNNNNNNNNNNNNNNNNNNNNNNNNNNNNNNNNNNNNNNNNNNNNNNNNNNNNNNNNNNNNNNNNNNNNNNNNNNNNNNNNNNNNNNNNNNNNNNNNNNNNNNNNNNNNNNNNNNNNNNNNNNNNNNNNNNNNNNNNNNNNNNNNNNNNNNNNNNNNNNNNNNNNNNNNNNNNNNNNNNNNNNNNNNNNNNNNNNNNNNNNNNNNNNNNNNNNNNNNNNNNNNNNNNNNNNNNNNNNNNNNNNNNNNNNNNNNNNNNNNNNNNNNNNNNNNNNNNNNNNNNNNNNNNNNNNNNNNNNNNNNNNNNNNNNNNNNNNNNNNNNNNNNNNNNNNNNNNNNNNNNNNNNNNNNNNNNNNNNNNNNNNNNNNNNNNNNNNNNNNNNNNNNNNNNNNNNNNNNNNNNNNNNNNNNNNNNNNNNNNNNNNNNNNNNNNNNNNNNNNNNNNNNNNNNNNNNNNNNNNNNNNNNNNNNNNNNNNNNNNNNNNNNNNNNNNNNNNNNNNNNNNNNNNNNNNNNNNNNNNNNNNNNNNNNNNNNNNNNNNNNNNNNNNNNNNNNNNNNNNNNNNNNNNNNNNNNNNNNNNNNNNNNNNNNNNNNNNNNNNNNNNNNNNNNNNNNNNNNNNNNNNNNNNNNNNNNNNNNNNNNNNNNNNNNNNNNNNNNNNNNNNNNNNNNNNNNNNNNNNNNNNNNNNNNNNNNNNNNNNNNNNNNNNNNNNNNNNNNNNNNNNNNNNNNNNNNNNNNNNNNNNNNNNNNNNNNNNNNNNNNNNNNNNNNNNNNNNNNNNNNNNNNNNNNNNNNNNNNNNNNNNNNNNNNNNNNNNNNNNNNNNNNNNNNNNNNNNNNNNNNNNNNNNNNNNNNNNNNNNNNNNNNNNNNNNNNNNNNNNNNNNNNNNNNNNNNNNNNNNNNNNNNNNNNNNNNNNNNNNNNNNNNNNNNNNNNNNNNNNNNNNNNNNNNNNNNNNNNNNNNNNNNNNNNNNNNNNNNNNNNNNNNNNNNNNNNNNNNNNNNNNNNNNNNNNNNNNNNNNNNNNNNNNNNNNNNNNNNNNNNNNNNNNNNNNNNNNNNNNNNNNNNNNNNNNNNNNNNNNNNNNNNNNNNNNNNNNNNNNNNNNNNNNNNNNNNNNNNNNNNNNNNNNNNNNNNNNNNNNNNNNNNNNNNNNNNNNNNNNNNNNNNNNNNNNNNNNNNNNNNNNNNNNNNNNNNNNNNNNNNNNNNNNNNNNNNNNNNNNNNNNNNNNNNNNNNNNNNNNNNNNNNNNNNNNNNNNNNNNNNNNNNNNNNNNNNNNNNNNNNNNNNNNNNNNNNNNNNNNNNNNNNNNNNNNNNNNNNNNNNNNNNNNNNNNNNNNNNNNNNNNNNNNNNNNNNNNNNNNNNNNNNNNNNNNNNNNNNNNNNNNNNNNNNNNNNNNNNNNNNNNNNNNNNNNNNNNNNNNNNNNNNNNNNNNNNNNNNNNNNNNNNNNNNNNNNNNNNNNNNNNNNNNNNNNNNNNNNNNNNNNNNNNNNNNNNNNNNNNNNNNNNNNNNNNNNNNNNNNNNNNNNNNNNNNNNNNNNNNNNNNNNNNNNNNNNNNNNNNNNNNNNNNNNNNNNNNNNNNNNNNNNNNNNNNNNNNNNNNNNNNNNNNNNNNNNNNNNNNNNNNNNNNNNNNNNNNNNNNNNNNNNNNNNNNNNNNNNNNNNNNNNNNNNNNNNNNNNNNNNNNNNNNNNNNNNNNNNNNNNNNNNNNNNNNNNNNNNNNNNNNNNNNNNNNNNNNNNNNNNNNNNNNNNNNNNNNNNNNNNNNNNNNNNNNNNNNNNNNNNNNNNNNNNNNNNNNNNNNNNNNNNNNNNNNNNNNNNNNNNNNNNNNNNNNNNNNNNNNNNNNNNNNNNNNNNNNNNNNNNNNNNNNNNNNNNNNNNNNNNNNNNNNNNNNNNNNNNNNNNNNNNNNNNNNNNNNNNNNNNNNNNNNNNNNNNNNNNNNNNNNNNNNNNNNNNNNNNNNNNNNNNNNNNNNNNNNNNNNNNNNNNNNNNNNNNNNNNNNNNNNNNNNNNNNNNNNNNNNNNNNNNNNNNNNNNNNNNNNNNNNNNNNNNNNNNNNNNNNNNNNNNNNNNNNNNNNNNNNNNNNNNNNNNNNNNNNNNNNNNNNNNNNNNNNNNNNNNNNNNNNNNNNNNNNNNNNNNNNNNNNNNNNNNNNNNNNNNNNNNNNNNNNNNNNNNNNNNNNNNNNNNNNNNNNNNNNNNNNNNNNNNNNNNNNNNNNNNNNNNNNNNNNNNNNNNNNNNNNNNNNNNNNNNNNNNNNNNNNNNNNNNNNNNNNNNNNNNNNNNNNNNNNNNNNNNNNNNNNNNNNNNNNNNNNNNNNNNNNNNNNNNNNNNNNNNNNNNNNNNNNNNNNNNNNNNNNNNNNNNNNNNNNNNNNNNNNNNNNNNNNNNNNNNNNNNNNNNNNNNNNNNNNNNNNNNNNNNNNNNNNNNNNNNNNNNNNNNNNNNNNNNNNNNNNNNNNNNNNNNNNNNNNNNNNNNNNNNNNNNNNNNNNNNNNNNNNNNNNNNNNNNNNNNNNNNNNNNNNNNNNNNNNNNNNNNNNNNNNNNNNNNNNNNNNNNNNNNNNNNNNNNNNNNNNNNNNNNNNNNNNNNNNNNNNNNNNNNNNNNNNNNNNNNNNNNNNNNNNNNNNNNNNNNNNNNNNNNNNNNNNNNNNNNNNNNNNNNNNNNNNNNNNNNNNNNNNNNNNNNNNNNNNNNNNNNNNNNNNNNNNNNNNNNNNNNNNNNNNNNNNNNNNNNNNNNNNNNNNNNNNNNNNNNNNNNNNNNNNNNNNNNNNNNNNNNNNNNNNNNNNNNNNNNNNNNNNNNNNNNNNNNNNNNNNNNNNNNNNNNNNNNNNNNNNNNNNNNNNNNNNNNNNNNNNNNNNNNNNNNNNNNNNNNNNNNNNNNNNNNNNNNNNNNNNNNNNNNNNNNNNNNNNNNNNNNNNNNNNNNNNNNNNNNNNNNNNNNNNNNNNNNNNNNNNNNNNNNNNNNNNNNNNNNNNNNNNNNNNNNNNNNNNNNNNNNNNNNNNNNNNNNNNNNNNNNNNNNNNNNNNNNNNNNNNNNNNNNNNNNNNNNNNNNNNNNNNNNNNNNNNNNNNNNNNNNNNNNNNNNNNNNNNNNNNNNNNNNNNNNNNNNNNNNNNNNNNNNNNNNNNNNNNNNNNNNNNNNNNNNNNNNNNNNNNNNNNNNNNNNNNNNNNNNNNNNNNNNNNNNNNNNNNNNNNNNNNNNNNNNNNNNNNNNNNNNNNNNNNNNNNNNNNNNNNNNNNNNNNNNNNNNNNNNNNNNNNNNNNNNNNNNNNNNNNNNNNNNNNNNNNNNNNNNNNNNNNNNNNNNNNNNNNNNNGTAGACGAGCCCTCATGAATTTATAAAAGCATTCTCTCCTCCTGCAACAAGAGGCAGATCTCTCAGCATGTGCATATGAGCTAttagaaataatagaaaatattgctTTCACCCCCTAGGGCCTATTCACACACATTTGGAGATTACCAGATCTGATGCCATCAAAGCCTATTTTAAACTCTTTAAACTTAAACTATGTTGTGGATTTGTAACATCAATTTCTATACAATgcaagtgctaaaaaaaaaaaaaacctggaagaaaataATATAGGAATAATGCTACTTGTGATTTAAAGTAAAGTTGTCAGgggataaaaaatgtacaatacccGTGTGAGTCATTACCTCATCTGATCTAAGGAATACCACATTCACCACATTACTGTTAACTTTGACAAGTTTTAGGCCTCCAATGGTTCACTATAAAATGAAGCAGTTAGTGATCCTTATTTATTACTTACTGGTCTGATATGAGTGTTGCAAAGGCTGCATCTTTCGCTCGTATACTCCAGGACAATGCTGAACCCAGACGATTGTTGCGTAAAGCTTTCATTGCCATTGTCTTACAGATACTTCGAACtaaaaaacattgaacaaaaGAATTGCTGACAACAAATCAAAGCAGGCCAGGCATTGTTTCATAATGTTGTGGAAATGAATAGGATTCCAACTTACACGAAAAGAGTTAAAACTCTAAATACCTAAACAAACACAATGCTTTACAACATTCAACTTTTATCTGAATCGATGCTGCCGATAGGCTTTGCCTTAACTATCCAACCTTGTTAGCAAGGCAGAATTAAAAGGTTTTTTAGCTTTTGAGAGACTTATTACAGAGCAAATGAATAGAGAGCAAAAGGCCAATAATTAGTTAGAATATGCTAGAACAATCCTTATCTATGTTGTATTAA contains these protein-coding regions:
- the LOC140345028 gene encoding nuclear pore complex protein Nup85-like, which produces MDEARQLLAKEAAASLDTRSMCRSLDDLMKKMPILNSAGSQTLTEFELKWQHWQEVCARHLQEGTFASSPPMEIICKIMQGDEETLLMKKDLMITWYHFLVSQLLFSYPTVKPTELHSYAQACLNLFSASEGDPEPLDSILLAAFELDIHQVIKEFSFVSNNWWFVAHLTDLLDHCQLFQTHSL